The Croceibacterium sp. TMG7-5b_MA50 genome segment CCGGCATGCGCGCGCAGCGGGCGGCGGACAACATTGGGGAAGGCGGGGACGCCGGCGGAGCGGTCGGGGCCCTTGAGGCCGTTATCCTCCGGCTTCACCTCGCGCGCGTCATACGCCTCCACGTCGCCGCGGGCGAGCTGCCAGGGGCGGCGGATGGCGGGAAGGCCGGCGGCGATGTCGATGGCGGCGGCGGGGTCGGTGTAGGGACCGGACGTGTCGTAGACGCGCACCGGCGGTTCGCCGCTGTGGGGATCGAGGTGGATTTCGCGCATGGCGACGCGGTGTGGGCCGACATGGATCTTGCGGCTGCCCCGGATCGGACCGGTGGTGACGCCGATTTCCAGCGGGGAGTTGATGTCGGCCATTCGCGCTCTCCTGTCCGGGGGAGGTAGCGCGGGGAGAGGGATGGATCGCCTGTGCCGCCGCCCTTCCCTCCGCCCGTGTTAACGGGTTCAGGTTCGACGGGTCGTGGGATGCCAGCCCCACCTCTCAGCCATGGCAGGCTCCCCGAGGGTGCGGGCACGATAGGCCGCACCCCCGGGGCTTGCAAGCATCAGAACGTGTAGGCGAGGCCGATGCCGCCGACCCACTGGTCCGCGCTGCCGCGGATGGAGGTGAACGGCGTATCCTCCGCCGAGCCGAACAGGCGGTTGTAGCTGGCGAGGCCGACGATGGAGAGGCCGCCATCGGTGATGTCGCCATTGAGGTCGAACCCGGCGATCAGGTTGACGCCCGCCGACTTGAACCCGCCATCGGCGTCATAGCGGGGCAGGCCGGTGATCGCCGCCTGCTGCGCATCGAGGCCGTAATAATATTCGGCGAAGGAATCATCGACCCATTCGGCATTCACGTTCAGCGCGGCGAAGATCCCGCGGCTGAGCGGGGTCAGGTAGCTGACGCCGGGCGTCACCACCATGCCGTCATGCGCGCCGGCCACATCCCAGCGCACATCGGTGCTGACGGTCAGCCGGTCGTAGGGGTGCAGCACCTGCGCGAAGGTGATGCCGGCATTGGCGCCCACTTCCACGGCGAGATCCTGATCATCCAGCAGGTTCACCACGTCATCCCCGGTGTCGCCGTCGCGGCCGAACCGGAGGCGCGCCACGGGGCCGAGCTGGAACTGGACATTGCCCGCCGTGTCGTAGTCGGCGATCAGGTCCAGCGCCAGGCCGCCCGCGCGCGGCGCGATCCCGATGCCGCCCACCCGGCCGGCGACCGCCGGGAATGGGGTGACCGTATAATCGTCAGCCCCTTCATAGGTCGGCGTGTAGCCTACGCCCGCCCCGATCACGAGGAAGTCGCCGTCCAGCACGCCGGCATCGATCTGTTCGGGCACGGCGCCCTGGCCGGTGGTCCCGACCGAGCCGGGCGCAGCGACATCCTGCGCGATCGCAGGCATGGCAAGCAGCGCGGCCAGGGTGGCGGCGCCGGTCAGAATGGTTCGCATGTAGTGTGTGTGCCCTCAGAATGTGCAGCTGCAACGTAAGCGCAGGTACTCTGTTCCTGACGGCCGAGCGTGCATTGCCAGCGGGCGGCGATGGGTTACAGCGACGGGCATGGAACGCAGCAATGGATGTGATGTCGCGATCGTCGGCGGCGGCCTTGCCGGCGGGCTGATCGCGCTGGCCTTGGCGGAGCGGTGCCCCGGCCTGCATGTCCGCGTGATCGAGGGCGGCGCGGCGGCTGGTGGGCACCACCGGTGGAGCTGGTTCGCCAGCGATCTCGACCCGGCAGGCACGCGGCTGATGGCGCCGTTCCGCATGGCGCAATGGCACGAAGGATACGAGGTCGCCTTCCCCCGCCATTGCCGCACGCTGCAAACGCCGTACCGCTCGCTCGCCTCCCGCGACTTCGCCGCCCATCTGGCCACGGCGCTGCCGGCGGGGACGCTGGCAACCGGGCAGCGGGTCGCCGGCCTTGCCGCTGACGGCGTGACGCTGGCGGAAGGTGGCCGGGTGCCGGCGGGGGTGGTGATCGATTGCCGCGGGTTCCAGCCGACCGCGCGGCTGCA includes the following:
- a CDS encoding MipA/OmpV family protein gives rise to the protein MRTILTGAATLAALLAMPAIAQDVAAPGSVGTTGQGAVPEQIDAGVLDGDFLVIGAGVGYTPTYEGADDYTVTPFPAVAGRVGGIGIAPRAGGLALDLIADYDTAGNVQFQLGPVARLRFGRDGDTGDDVVNLLDDQDLAVEVGANAGITFAQVLHPYDRLTVSTDVRWDVAGAHDGMVVTPGVSYLTPLSRGIFAALNVNAEWVDDSFAEYYYGLDAQQAAITGLPRYDADGGFKSAGVNLIAGFDLNGDITDGGLSIVGLASYNRLFGSAEDTPFTSIRGSADQWVGGIGLAYTF